One Tamandua tetradactyla isolate mTamTet1 chromosome 20, mTamTet1.pri, whole genome shotgun sequence DNA segment encodes these proteins:
- the TGFBI gene encoding transforming growth factor-beta-induced protein ig-h3 isoform X2, whose translation MAFLVRLLPLALAVALGPATTLAGPYKSPYQLVLQHSQLRGRQHGPNVCAVQKVIGTNKKYFTNCKQWYQRKICGKPTIISYECCPGYEKVPGEKGCPAALPLSNIYETLGVVGSTTTQLYTDRTEKLRPEMEGPGSFTIFAPSNEAWASLPAEVLDSLVSNVNIELLNALRYHMVDRRVLTDELKHGTTLTSMYQNSNIRIHHYPNGIVTVNCARLLKADHHATNGVVHLIDKVISTISNNIQQIIEIEDTFETLRAAVAASGLNTLLEGDGQYTLLAPTNEAFGKIPAKTLNRILGDPEALRDLLNNHILKSAMCAEAIMAGLSLETLEGTTLEVGCSGDMLTINGKAIISNKDILATNGVIHFIDELLIPDSAKTLFELAAESDVSTAIDLFRQAGLSSHLSGSEKLTLLAPLNSVFKDETPSINAQTKSLLMNHMIKDQLASKYLYHGQTLDTLGGKKLRVFVYRNSLCIENSCIAAHDKRGRYGTLFTMDRMLTPPMGTVMDVLKGDNRFSMLVAAIQSAGLTETLNREGAYTVFAPTNEAFQAMPPEELDKLLGNAKELANILKYHIGEEILVSGGIGTLVRLKSLQGDKLEVSSKNNEVNVNKEPVAETDIMATNGVVYAITSVLQPLANRPQERGDDLANTAREIFKQASAFSSASHGGVRLAPVYQRLLERLKH comes from the exons ATGGCGTTCCTCGTGCGGCTGCTGCCCCTAGCCCTGGCGGTGGCTCTGGGCCCGGCCACGACCCTGGCGGGCCCCTACAAATCGCCCTACCAGCTGGTGTTGCAGCACAGCCAGCTCCGGGGCCGCCAGCACGG CCCCAACGTGTGTGCTGTGCAGAAGGTCATTGGCACCAACAAGAAGTACTTCACCAACTGTAAGCAGTGGTATCAGAGGAAAATCTGTGGCAAACCCAC AATCATCAGCTATGAGTGCTGTCCTGGATATGAAAAGGTCCCAGGAGAGAAGGGTTGTCCAGCAG CCCTACCGCTCTCAAACATTTATGAGACCCTAGGAGTTGTTGGATCCACCACCACCCAGCTGTACACGGACCGCACAGAGAAGCTGAGGCCTGAGATGGAAGGACCTGGGAGCTTCACCATCTTTGCCCCCAGCAACGAAGCCTGGGCTTCTTTGCCAGCT GAAGTGCTGGACTCCCTTGTAAGCAACGTCAACATAGAGCTGCTCAACGCCCTTCGCTACCATATGGTGGACAGGCGAGTGCTGACTGATGAGCTGAAACATGGCACGACCCTCACCTCTATGTACCAGAATTCAAACATCCGAATCCACCACTATCCCAATGGG ATCGTAACTGTCAATTGTGCTCGACTGCTGAAAGCTGACCACCACGCCACCAACGGTGTGGTACACCTCATTGACAAGGTCATCTCTACCATCTCCAACAACATCCAGCAGATCATCGAGATTGAAGACACCTTCGAGACCCTTCGG GCTGCCGTCGCCGCATCAGGGCTCAACACCCTCTTAGAAGGTGACGGCCAGTACACGCTCTTGGCCCCAACCAATGAGGCCTTTGGGAAGATCCCTGCTAAGACCCTGAACCGGATCCTTGGTGACCCAGAGGCCCTAAGAG ACCTGCTGAACAACCACATCCTGAAGTCGGCCATGTGCGCAGAGGCCATCATGGCAGGGCTGTCCCTGGAGACTCTGGAGGGCACCACCCTGGAGGTGGGCTGCAGCGGGGACATGCTCACCATCAACGGGAAGGCCATCATCTCCAATAAAGACATTCTGGCCACCAACGGTGTGATCCACTTCATCGATGAGCTGCTCATCCCAGACTCAG CCAAGACGCTATTTGAGTTGGCTGCCGAGAGTGACGTTTCCACAGCCATTGACCTTTTTAGACAAGCTGGCCTCAGCTCTCATCTGTCCGGAAGTGAGAAGTTGACTCTCCTGGCCCCTCTGAATTCTGTATTCAAAG ATGAAACCCCTTCCATCAATGCCCAGACGAAAAGTTTACTTATGAATCACATGATTAAAGACCAGCTGGCCTCCAAGTACCTGTACCATGGACAGACCCTGGACACTTTGGGTGGAAAAAAACTAAGAGTTTTTGTTTATCGTAAT AGCCTGTGCATCGAGAACAGCTGCATCGCTGCCCATGACAAGAGAGGGAGGTATGGAACCCTGTTCACCATGGACCGGATGCTGACCCCCCCGATGGGGACCGTCATGGACGTCCTGAAGGGGGACAACCGCTTTAG CATGCTGGTAGCCGCCATCCAGTCAGCAGGGCTGACCGAGACGCTCAACCGGGAAGGGGCCTACACCGTCTTTGCTCCCACAAATGAAGCCTTCCAAGCCATGCCACCAGAAGAACTGGACAAACTCTTGG GAAATGCCAAGGAACTTGCCAACATCCTGAAATACCACATTGGCGAGGAAATCCTGGTTAGTGGAGGCATTGGGACGCTGGTGCGGCTGAAGTCTCTTCAAGGTGACAAGCTGGAAGTCAGCTCG AAAAACAATGAAGTGAATGTCAATAAAGAACCTGTTGCTGAAACTGATATCATGGCCACGAACGGTGTGGTCTATGCCATCACCAGTGTCCTCCAGCCTCTAG ccAACAGACCTCAGGAACGAGGAGATGATCTTGCAAACACTGCACGTGAAATCTTCAAACAGGCATCAGCATTTTCTAGT GCTTCCCACGGTGGTGTCCGATTAG CTCCTGTCTACCAGCGGTTATTAGAGAGGTTGAAGCATTAG
- the TGFBI gene encoding transforming growth factor-beta-induced protein ig-h3 isoform X1, producing MWIIERLINGKPQGGDTAGNYQEPRRGKERKLLCDGKQIKNQGTPSPNVCAVQKVIGTNKKYFTNCKQWYQRKICGKPTIISYECCPGYEKVPGEKGCPAALPLSNIYETLGVVGSTTTQLYTDRTEKLRPEMEGPGSFTIFAPSNEAWASLPAEVLDSLVSNVNIELLNALRYHMVDRRVLTDELKHGTTLTSMYQNSNIRIHHYPNGIVTVNCARLLKADHHATNGVVHLIDKVISTISNNIQQIIEIEDTFETLRAAVAASGLNTLLEGDGQYTLLAPTNEAFGKIPAKTLNRILGDPEALRDLLNNHILKSAMCAEAIMAGLSLETLEGTTLEVGCSGDMLTINGKAIISNKDILATNGVIHFIDELLIPDSAKTLFELAAESDVSTAIDLFRQAGLSSHLSGSEKLTLLAPLNSVFKDETPSINAQTKSLLMNHMIKDQLASKYLYHGQTLDTLGGKKLRVFVYRNSLCIENSCIAAHDKRGRYGTLFTMDRMLTPPMGTVMDVLKGDNRFSMLVAAIQSAGLTETLNREGAYTVFAPTNEAFQAMPPEELDKLLGNAKELANILKYHIGEEILVSGGIGTLVRLKSLQGDKLEVSSKNNEVNVNKEPVAETDIMATNGVVYAITSVLQPLANRPQERGDDLANTAREIFKQASAFSSASHGGVRLAPVYQRLLERLKH from the exons CCCCAACGTGTGTGCTGTGCAGAAGGTCATTGGCACCAACAAGAAGTACTTCACCAACTGTAAGCAGTGGTATCAGAGGAAAATCTGTGGCAAACCCAC AATCATCAGCTATGAGTGCTGTCCTGGATATGAAAAGGTCCCAGGAGAGAAGGGTTGTCCAGCAG CCCTACCGCTCTCAAACATTTATGAGACCCTAGGAGTTGTTGGATCCACCACCACCCAGCTGTACACGGACCGCACAGAGAAGCTGAGGCCTGAGATGGAAGGACCTGGGAGCTTCACCATCTTTGCCCCCAGCAACGAAGCCTGGGCTTCTTTGCCAGCT GAAGTGCTGGACTCCCTTGTAAGCAACGTCAACATAGAGCTGCTCAACGCCCTTCGCTACCATATGGTGGACAGGCGAGTGCTGACTGATGAGCTGAAACATGGCACGACCCTCACCTCTATGTACCAGAATTCAAACATCCGAATCCACCACTATCCCAATGGG ATCGTAACTGTCAATTGTGCTCGACTGCTGAAAGCTGACCACCACGCCACCAACGGTGTGGTACACCTCATTGACAAGGTCATCTCTACCATCTCCAACAACATCCAGCAGATCATCGAGATTGAAGACACCTTCGAGACCCTTCGG GCTGCCGTCGCCGCATCAGGGCTCAACACCCTCTTAGAAGGTGACGGCCAGTACACGCTCTTGGCCCCAACCAATGAGGCCTTTGGGAAGATCCCTGCTAAGACCCTGAACCGGATCCTTGGTGACCCAGAGGCCCTAAGAG ACCTGCTGAACAACCACATCCTGAAGTCGGCCATGTGCGCAGAGGCCATCATGGCAGGGCTGTCCCTGGAGACTCTGGAGGGCACCACCCTGGAGGTGGGCTGCAGCGGGGACATGCTCACCATCAACGGGAAGGCCATCATCTCCAATAAAGACATTCTGGCCACCAACGGTGTGATCCACTTCATCGATGAGCTGCTCATCCCAGACTCAG CCAAGACGCTATTTGAGTTGGCTGCCGAGAGTGACGTTTCCACAGCCATTGACCTTTTTAGACAAGCTGGCCTCAGCTCTCATCTGTCCGGAAGTGAGAAGTTGACTCTCCTGGCCCCTCTGAATTCTGTATTCAAAG ATGAAACCCCTTCCATCAATGCCCAGACGAAAAGTTTACTTATGAATCACATGATTAAAGACCAGCTGGCCTCCAAGTACCTGTACCATGGACAGACCCTGGACACTTTGGGTGGAAAAAAACTAAGAGTTTTTGTTTATCGTAAT AGCCTGTGCATCGAGAACAGCTGCATCGCTGCCCATGACAAGAGAGGGAGGTATGGAACCCTGTTCACCATGGACCGGATGCTGACCCCCCCGATGGGGACCGTCATGGACGTCCTGAAGGGGGACAACCGCTTTAG CATGCTGGTAGCCGCCATCCAGTCAGCAGGGCTGACCGAGACGCTCAACCGGGAAGGGGCCTACACCGTCTTTGCTCCCACAAATGAAGCCTTCCAAGCCATGCCACCAGAAGAACTGGACAAACTCTTGG GAAATGCCAAGGAACTTGCCAACATCCTGAAATACCACATTGGCGAGGAAATCCTGGTTAGTGGAGGCATTGGGACGCTGGTGCGGCTGAAGTCTCTTCAAGGTGACAAGCTGGAAGTCAGCTCG AAAAACAATGAAGTGAATGTCAATAAAGAACCTGTTGCTGAAACTGATATCATGGCCACGAACGGTGTGGTCTATGCCATCACCAGTGTCCTCCAGCCTCTAG ccAACAGACCTCAGGAACGAGGAGATGATCTTGCAAACACTGCACGTGAAATCTTCAAACAGGCATCAGCATTTTCTAGT GCTTCCCACGGTGGTGTCCGATTAG CTCCTGTCTACCAGCGGTTATTAGAGAGGTTGAAGCATTAG
- the TGFBI gene encoding transforming growth factor-beta-induced protein ig-h3 isoform X3 gives MRGGWRGETPEQRTAKASPNVCAVQKVIGTNKKYFTNCKQWYQRKICGKPTIISYECCPGYEKVPGEKGCPAALPLSNIYETLGVVGSTTTQLYTDRTEKLRPEMEGPGSFTIFAPSNEAWASLPAEVLDSLVSNVNIELLNALRYHMVDRRVLTDELKHGTTLTSMYQNSNIRIHHYPNGIVTVNCARLLKADHHATNGVVHLIDKVISTISNNIQQIIEIEDTFETLRAAVAASGLNTLLEGDGQYTLLAPTNEAFGKIPAKTLNRILGDPEALRDLLNNHILKSAMCAEAIMAGLSLETLEGTTLEVGCSGDMLTINGKAIISNKDILATNGVIHFIDELLIPDSAKTLFELAAESDVSTAIDLFRQAGLSSHLSGSEKLTLLAPLNSVFKDETPSINAQTKSLLMNHMIKDQLASKYLYHGQTLDTLGGKKLRVFVYRNSLCIENSCIAAHDKRGRYGTLFTMDRMLTPPMGTVMDVLKGDNRFSMLVAAIQSAGLTETLNREGAYTVFAPTNEAFQAMPPEELDKLLGNAKELANILKYHIGEEILVSGGIGTLVRLKSLQGDKLEVSSKNNEVNVNKEPVAETDIMATNGVVYAITSVLQPLANRPQERGDDLANTAREIFKQASAFSSASHGGVRLAPVYQRLLERLKH, from the exons CCCCAACGTGTGTGCTGTGCAGAAGGTCATTGGCACCAACAAGAAGTACTTCACCAACTGTAAGCAGTGGTATCAGAGGAAAATCTGTGGCAAACCCAC AATCATCAGCTATGAGTGCTGTCCTGGATATGAAAAGGTCCCAGGAGAGAAGGGTTGTCCAGCAG CCCTACCGCTCTCAAACATTTATGAGACCCTAGGAGTTGTTGGATCCACCACCACCCAGCTGTACACGGACCGCACAGAGAAGCTGAGGCCTGAGATGGAAGGACCTGGGAGCTTCACCATCTTTGCCCCCAGCAACGAAGCCTGGGCTTCTTTGCCAGCT GAAGTGCTGGACTCCCTTGTAAGCAACGTCAACATAGAGCTGCTCAACGCCCTTCGCTACCATATGGTGGACAGGCGAGTGCTGACTGATGAGCTGAAACATGGCACGACCCTCACCTCTATGTACCAGAATTCAAACATCCGAATCCACCACTATCCCAATGGG ATCGTAACTGTCAATTGTGCTCGACTGCTGAAAGCTGACCACCACGCCACCAACGGTGTGGTACACCTCATTGACAAGGTCATCTCTACCATCTCCAACAACATCCAGCAGATCATCGAGATTGAAGACACCTTCGAGACCCTTCGG GCTGCCGTCGCCGCATCAGGGCTCAACACCCTCTTAGAAGGTGACGGCCAGTACACGCTCTTGGCCCCAACCAATGAGGCCTTTGGGAAGATCCCTGCTAAGACCCTGAACCGGATCCTTGGTGACCCAGAGGCCCTAAGAG ACCTGCTGAACAACCACATCCTGAAGTCGGCCATGTGCGCAGAGGCCATCATGGCAGGGCTGTCCCTGGAGACTCTGGAGGGCACCACCCTGGAGGTGGGCTGCAGCGGGGACATGCTCACCATCAACGGGAAGGCCATCATCTCCAATAAAGACATTCTGGCCACCAACGGTGTGATCCACTTCATCGATGAGCTGCTCATCCCAGACTCAG CCAAGACGCTATTTGAGTTGGCTGCCGAGAGTGACGTTTCCACAGCCATTGACCTTTTTAGACAAGCTGGCCTCAGCTCTCATCTGTCCGGAAGTGAGAAGTTGACTCTCCTGGCCCCTCTGAATTCTGTATTCAAAG ATGAAACCCCTTCCATCAATGCCCAGACGAAAAGTTTACTTATGAATCACATGATTAAAGACCAGCTGGCCTCCAAGTACCTGTACCATGGACAGACCCTGGACACTTTGGGTGGAAAAAAACTAAGAGTTTTTGTTTATCGTAAT AGCCTGTGCATCGAGAACAGCTGCATCGCTGCCCATGACAAGAGAGGGAGGTATGGAACCCTGTTCACCATGGACCGGATGCTGACCCCCCCGATGGGGACCGTCATGGACGTCCTGAAGGGGGACAACCGCTTTAG CATGCTGGTAGCCGCCATCCAGTCAGCAGGGCTGACCGAGACGCTCAACCGGGAAGGGGCCTACACCGTCTTTGCTCCCACAAATGAAGCCTTCCAAGCCATGCCACCAGAAGAACTGGACAAACTCTTGG GAAATGCCAAGGAACTTGCCAACATCCTGAAATACCACATTGGCGAGGAAATCCTGGTTAGTGGAGGCATTGGGACGCTGGTGCGGCTGAAGTCTCTTCAAGGTGACAAGCTGGAAGTCAGCTCG AAAAACAATGAAGTGAATGTCAATAAAGAACCTGTTGCTGAAACTGATATCATGGCCACGAACGGTGTGGTCTATGCCATCACCAGTGTCCTCCAGCCTCTAG ccAACAGACCTCAGGAACGAGGAGATGATCTTGCAAACACTGCACGTGAAATCTTCAAACAGGCATCAGCATTTTCTAGT GCTTCCCACGGTGGTGTCCGATTAG CTCCTGTCTACCAGCGGTTATTAGAGAGGTTGAAGCATTAG